The following coding sequences are from one Roseburia hominis A2-183 window:
- a CDS encoding transposon-encoded TnpW family protein: MAEQTPDSIITTQRNGQTIVVELFFNHSSTETFRDKLLKLALADSSRLSASDGQEPEKQKSCDNSRPDEPFPVRAFSI; encoded by the coding sequence ATGGCAGAACAGACCCCCGACAGTATCATTACGACCCAGAGGAACGGGCAGACCATTGTTGTGGAGTTATTTTTCAATCACAGCAGCACAGAAACATTCCGCGACAAGCTGCTCAAACTGGCACTTGCCGACAGCTCGCGTTTATCCGCGTCTGACGGTCAAGAGCCGGAAAAACAGAAATCTTGCGATAACAGCCGCCCCGACGAACCATTCCCTGTCCGGGCGTTTTCTATTTGA
- the tnpB gene encoding IS66 family insertion sequence element accessory protein TnpB (TnpB, as the term is used for proteins encoded by IS66 family insertion elements, is considered an accessory protein, since TnpC, encoded by a neighboring gene, is a DDE family transposase.), giving the protein MIGDLSRVQKIYLVTGRTDMRKSFDGLMAVIRDNFQMDPFSNAVFLFCGRKKNTMKALYFDRDGFVLLQKRLDNGKFQWPRNASEVRPLTRQEFRWLMEGLSIDQPKAIQPAKDRDY; this is encoded by the coding sequence TTGATCGGTGATCTGTCCAGAGTACAGAAAATCTATCTGGTTACAGGAAGGACTGATATGAGAAAATCCTTTGACGGACTCATGGCAGTCATCCGTGACAATTTCCAGATGGATCCGTTCTCCAATGCGGTCTTTCTGTTCTGTGGACGCAAAAAGAATACGATGAAAGCCCTCTATTTTGACCGGGATGGATTTGTACTCCTGCAGAAGCGCCTGGACAATGGAAAATTCCAATGGCCACGCAATGCTTCAGAAGTCAGACCTCTGACAAGGCAGGAATTCCGCTGGCTGATGGAAGGACTTTCCATTGACCAGCCGAAAGCGATACAGCCTGCGAAAGACAGGGATTACTGA
- a CDS encoding DUF3847 domain-containing protein, with product MTKPREKTREELQAEIEDGKKKIRQFENREKMLRQKLSKEERRTRSHRLIVRGAVFESIVPEAKNMTDEEAAALLRLALTSEPAREYLKKRAEGATS from the coding sequence ATGACAAAGCCAAGAGAGAAAACCCGCGAGGAGTTGCAAGCCGAGATTGAGGACGGAAAGAAGAAAATCCGGCAATTTGAGAACCGGGAAAAGATGTTGCGTCAGAAGCTATCCAAAGAGGAACGCAGAACGCGCAGCCACCGCCTTATCGTCCGGGGCGCAGTCTTTGAAAGCATTGTGCCGGAAGCAAAGAACATGACCGACGAGGAAGCCGCAGCACTTCTTAGGCTTGCCTTGACGAGTGAACCAGCGCGGGAATATCTGAAAAAACGAGCAGAGGGAGCGACAAGCTGA
- the tnpC gene encoding IS66 family transposase has translation MDSKGQDILFNSEMNQKDLMIQMLSERLDEKDETITELKETINDLKDTIAGLRETLDEFQRKLFGTGSEKTKQDKKTEETVTTIVKSHKRTTRKAKATREDQYGNLPIHKEVIPLLEEDKYCPYCNSKMEYVTEMFVREELRITPAKVERIHYYQEKWQCPECRKDGDGTFAESKIPTALIPHSPASPSMVAYVAMEKIGMAMPYYRQEFLMNQLGFTLPRETMANWIIYTAENYFYLIYDRLHEELLKRDLVHADETTCQVLREKGRTAEQTSYMWLYTTGNDGLTPIVLYDYQPSRKGSCVQEFLEGFHGMVQCDGYQGYNRLEDVILVCCLAHARRKFFEAVPAARRKKLKLLDVNSDEAIEDTGIPDEEKLEQLLPAEIGLLYCNKLFYLERTLKELEAEERKQQRTILEQPVWEQFWNWLGTLHPTGGSKLGKAVNYAQNHHDTLMNYMIDGRCEISNNRAERKAKSYAVGRKAFLFHTSEAGAGASAVMYSIVETAKANNLNIFQYLYMVLLYMPDYMNSSAGIEQLMPWSEFIKEQCSGIIDVESNVPENRIPLPCR, from the coding sequence GTGGATTCAAAGGGACAGGACATACTTTTTAACAGTGAGATGAATCAGAAGGACCTTATGATCCAGATGCTTTCTGAACGGTTAGATGAAAAAGACGAAACCATCACAGAACTGAAGGAAACCATCAATGACCTGAAAGATACAATTGCCGGTCTCAGGGAAACACTGGATGAATTCCAGCGGAAACTCTTTGGTACAGGCAGTGAGAAGACAAAACAGGATAAGAAAACGGAAGAAACTGTGACAACAATCGTCAAAAGCCACAAACGGACAACACGCAAAGCGAAAGCGACACGTGAAGACCAATATGGAAATCTTCCGATCCATAAGGAAGTCATCCCCCTGCTGGAAGAAGATAAGTATTGTCCTTATTGTAATTCCAAGATGGAGTATGTGACGGAAATGTTTGTCCGTGAAGAACTACGGATCACCCCGGCAAAGGTGGAACGAATCCACTATTATCAGGAGAAATGGCAGTGCCCGGAATGCAGAAAAGATGGTGACGGGACATTTGCTGAATCCAAGATACCTACAGCATTGATTCCACACAGCCCGGCTTCCCCATCCATGGTCGCATATGTTGCAATGGAAAAGATCGGCATGGCAATGCCTTACTATCGTCAGGAATTTCTGATGAACCAGCTGGGATTTACCCTGCCACGGGAAACCATGGCGAACTGGATCATTTATACGGCAGAAAACTATTTCTATCTGATCTATGATCGGCTGCATGAAGAACTTTTAAAGCGGGACCTGGTACATGCAGATGAGACAACATGTCAGGTGCTGCGGGAAAAGGGACGTACGGCGGAACAGACCTCTTATATGTGGTTATATACAACCGGAAATGATGGTCTTACACCAATTGTCCTTTATGATTACCAGCCAAGCCGGAAAGGATCCTGTGTGCAGGAATTTCTGGAAGGATTCCATGGAATGGTACAGTGTGACGGATATCAGGGTTACAACAGGCTTGAAGATGTCATACTGGTCTGCTGCCTTGCACATGCAAGACGTAAGTTCTTTGAAGCAGTCCCGGCAGCCAGACGTAAAAAGTTGAAACTTCTGGATGTTAACTCTGATGAAGCGATCGAGGATACCGGTATTCCGGATGAAGAGAAGCTGGAACAGCTGCTCCCGGCAGAAATTGGACTGCTGTATTGCAATAAGCTCTTCTACCTGGAGCGCACATTAAAAGAACTGGAGGCAGAAGAACGAAAACAACAAAGAACCATTCTGGAACAGCCTGTATGGGAACAGTTCTGGAACTGGCTTGGCACACTGCATCCAACTGGCGGAAGCAAGCTTGGGAAAGCGGTGAACTATGCCCAAAATCATCATGATACCTTGATGAACTATATGATAGATGGCCGGTGTGAAATTTCAAACAACCGTGCGGAACGGAAAGCCAAAAGTTATGCCGTTGGGCGGAAAGCCTTCCTGTTCCATACATCAGAAGCTGGAGCTGGGGCAAGTGCGGTAATGTACAGCATTGTGGAAACAGCAAAAGCAAACAATCTGAATATTTTCCAATATCTCTATATGGTACTGCTGTATATGCCGGATTATATGAACTCGTCCGCAGGTATAGAACAGCTGATGCCATGGAGTGAATTTATCAAAGAGCAGTGTTCGGGGATCATTGATGTGGAATCCAATGTCCCGGAAAACAGAATTCCCCTGCCATGTAGATAG
- a CDS encoding recombinase family protein has translation MTDYSKITALYSRLSVGDEDRDGGESNSIQNQKIFLENYARGQHLTNIRHYIDDDESGRFFDRSAYSRMMDDVENGKIGVCIMKDLTRWGRDYLQVGNAMEIFRRNNVRFIAVNNGIDSEKPDTLEFAPFINIMSEWYAKDISKKVKTGIKTKGMSGKPIVTEALYGYVKDPDNKDFWIIDEEAAEVVRLIFRLFIGGKNRNQIAVYLTQEQIPTPTFYMKDRGRGTCKNKTLNEDNRCKWNKATLTNILTRQEYCGDVVNFKTTKHFRDKHNHYVDRSQWHITENVHEPIISRSDFETVQRILENAPIRRPNGDGEIHPLSGLLFCKDCGAKMHIRIDYRNGGKRHVAFCSEYHKGKAKNPKCHSPHIMDADLLMQTIAEVLKKIEDCSISNRAEFEALVKKNLAMQQTDQTKKQQKRIPQITTRLEQIDKVLNKLYEDNALGAIPQDRYEQMSQKYSEEYYALKAELATLQEQLSAYENAGGRAQKFLKLTERHAAFTELTPAILNEFISRIEVHERDQKRARYAIQHISIYFNYIGKFENEVTQLAEPTEQEIRQMREEIEEAKKEKSRAYHRNYSREYRARNLEKQREYDRMKAREYRARRKAQAAAQPAQ, from the coding sequence ATGACTGATTATAGCAAAATTACAGCCCTTTACTCCCGCCTTTCCGTGGGCGACGAGGACAGGGACGGCGGCGAGAGCAACAGCATACAGAACCAAAAAATATTTTTGGAGAACTATGCCAGAGGGCAGCACCTAACCAATATCCGGCACTACATCGACGATGACGAAAGCGGCAGGTTTTTTGACCGTTCCGCCTACTCCCGCATGATGGACGATGTGGAAAACGGGAAAATCGGTGTCTGCATTATGAAAGACCTTACCCGCTGGGGGCGCGACTATCTCCAAGTCGGCAACGCGATGGAGATATTCAGACGGAACAATGTGCGCTTTATCGCAGTCAACAACGGCATTGACAGCGAGAAACCCGACACATTGGAGTTTGCGCCCTTTATCAACATCATGTCGGAGTGGTACGCAAAGGACATCAGCAAGAAAGTGAAAACGGGCATTAAGACCAAAGGCATGAGCGGAAAGCCGATTGTCACCGAAGCCCTTTACGGTTATGTCAAAGACCCGGACAACAAGGATTTTTGGATAATCGACGAGGAAGCCGCCGAGGTTGTCCGTTTGATTTTCCGTCTGTTTATCGGCGGGAAGAACCGCAACCAAATCGCCGTATATCTGACACAGGAGCAAATCCCAACCCCCACTTTCTACATGAAAGACCGAGGGCGGGGAACCTGTAAAAATAAGACACTCAACGAGGATAACCGCTGCAAGTGGAACAAAGCCACCTTGACCAATATCCTCACACGGCAGGAGTATTGCGGCGATGTAGTCAACTTCAAGACTACAAAGCATTTCCGGGATAAACATAACCACTATGTAGACCGGAGCCAGTGGCACATCACAGAAAATGTGCATGAGCCGATTATCAGCCGCAGCGATTTTGAAACCGTACAGCGGATTTTGGAAAACGCACCCATCAGACGCCCCAACGGGGACGGGGAAATCCACCCTCTGTCCGGCTTGCTTTTCTGTAAAGACTGCGGCGCAAAAATGCACATTCGTATAGATTACCGGAACGGCGGCAAGCGGCACGTTGCTTTTTGCAGCGAGTACCACAAGGGGAAAGCCAAGAACCCCAAATGCCATTCCCCTCACATCATGGACGCGGATTTGCTCATGCAGACCATCGCGGAAGTGCTGAAGAAAATCGAGGACTGTTCTATCAGCAACCGGGCGGAGTTTGAAGCCTTAGTGAAAAAGAACCTTGCCATGCAGCAGACCGACCAGACCAAGAAGCAGCAGAAGCGTATCCCGCAAATCACGACGCGCCTTGAACAGATTGACAAGGTGCTGAACAAGCTCTATGAGGACAACGCCCTCGGCGCGATCCCGCAAGACCGCTATGAGCAGATGTCGCAGAAGTATTCGGAAGAATACTACGCGCTGAAAGCGGAGCTTGCCACGCTCCAAGAGCAGCTATCCGCTTATGAGAACGCGGGAGGACGGGCGCAGAAGTTTTTGAAGCTGACGGAACGCCATGCTGCCTTTACCGAGCTTACCCCCGCCATTCTCAACGAGTTTATCAGCCGGATTGAAGTGCATGAGCGCGACCAGAAAAGGGCGAGATACGCAATCCAGCACATCAGCATATATTTCAATTATATCGGCAAGTTTGAGAACGAAGTGACACAGCTTGCAGAGCCGACCGAGCAGGAAATCCGGCAAATGCGGGAGGAAATCGAAGAAGCCAAAAAGGAAAAGAGCCGCGCCTACCACCGCAACTATTCAAGGGAATACCGGGCGAGAAATCTTGAAAAGCAGCGGGAGTATGACCGCATGAAAGCGCGGGAATACCGGGCAAGGCGAAAGGCACAGGCAGCCGCACAGCCCGCACAGTAA
- the mobQ gene encoding MobQ family relaxase, whose protein sequence is MIPIAIYHWNIGIVSRGKGKSAVAAAAYRSGEKLTNEWDGMTHDYTRKGGVVHTEIILPPHAPPSFADRSTLWNSVELYEKAGNAQLARGIDAALPIELSREEQIRLVREYCSSQFVSRGMCVDFVIHDTNSGNPHCHIMLTMRPLDERGAWAAKSKKEYDLDENGERIRLPSGRYKTHKVDLTGWNSQENALVWRKAWADISNDYLERAGSPERIDHRSNAERGIDEIPTIHMGVAACQMEKKGVATEKGELNRNIQKANRLIREIRAQVSKLKEWIADLFKVWETAPKQPAQSPNLANLLMKYLSVQREKSRKYSQRWQQQHAADELKTIAAAVNYLSEHGISNLDELDVSLSSVSDRAYSIRAGMKTAEERMKKLQKLIEYGKNYTEYKPIHDELKKLQNGWTNKRDKYEEAHRAELTLWDAANRYLHANLPKGTKTLPIAEWEQEYADLKTQRDSDYTKLKDTRTNVSKLQKIRKCVDIALRADQPEQTQSRTKRHDIDR, encoded by the coding sequence GTGATACCCATAGCCATTTACCATTGGAACATCGGCATTGTGAGCCGAGGAAAAGGCAAATCAGCCGTTGCCGCAGCCGCCTACCGAAGCGGCGAAAAGCTGACAAACGAATGGGACGGAATGACCCATGACTACACTCGCAAAGGCGGCGTTGTCCATACAGAAATCATATTGCCGCCCCACGCACCGCCCTCATTCGCTGACCGTTCAACCTTGTGGAACAGCGTGGAGCTTTACGAGAAAGCCGGGAACGCCCAGCTTGCGCGTGGGATTGACGCAGCACTCCCCATAGAATTATCCAGAGAGGAACAGATCCGGCTTGTCCGGGAATACTGTTCCTCTCAATTTGTTTCCAGAGGAATGTGTGTGGATTTTGTTATCCACGACACCAACAGCGGCAACCCCCATTGTCATATTATGCTTACCATGCGCCCCCTTGACGAGCGCGGCGCGTGGGCAGCAAAGTCCAAAAAGGAATATGACCTTGATGAAAACGGTGAGCGTATCCGCTTGCCAAGCGGCAGATATAAGACGCACAAGGTTGACCTCACGGGCTGGAACAGCCAAGAGAATGCGCTTGTTTGGCGCAAGGCATGGGCTGATATTTCAAACGACTATCTTGAGCGTGCCGGAAGCCCGGAGCGTATCGACCACCGCAGTAACGCCGAGCGCGGCATTGACGAAATACCGACCATCCATATGGGCGTAGCCGCCTGTCAAATGGAGAAGAAAGGTGTAGCCACCGAGAAAGGCGAACTGAACCGAAATATCCAAAAAGCAAACCGCCTTATCCGGGAAATCCGGGCGCAGGTTAGCAAGCTCAAAGAATGGATTGCCGACCTGTTCAAAGTGTGGGAAACCGCCCCGAAGCAGCCGGCGCAATCTCCCAACCTTGCAAATCTGCTGATGAAATATTTGAGCGTTCAGAGAGAAAAGAGCCGGAAGTATTCGCAGCGTTGGCAACAACAGCACGCAGCCGATGAACTGAAAACCATAGCGGCAGCGGTCAACTATCTCTCCGAGCATGGCATCTCTAATCTTGACGAGCTGGACGTTTCTCTTTCCTCTGTCAGTGATAGAGCCTATTCAATCCGGGCAGGAATGAAAACCGCCGAGGAACGCATGAAGAAGCTACAAAAGCTAATTGAATACGGGAAGAATTACACAGAGTACAAGCCCATTCACGATGAACTGAAAAAGCTGCAAAACGGCTGGACAAACAAGCGCGACAAGTACGAGGAAGCCCACCGCGCCGAGCTGACCCTATGGGACGCGGCAAACCGCTATCTCCATGCAAATCTGCCGAAAGGAACAAAGACCTTGCCTATTGCGGAATGGGAACAGGAATATGCTGACCTCAAAACACAGAGGGACAGCGATTATACCAAACTGAAAGATACCCGCACCAATGTTTCAAAGCTTCAAAAAATCCGCAAATGCGTGGATATTGCACTCCGCGCCGACCAGCCGGAGCAGACGCAGAGCCGCACCAAACGGCATGATATAGACCGCTGA
- a CDS encoding cyclic lactone autoinducer peptide gives MKKLNDVALKLLAKAAYANAEKEANSACLFIGYQPKMPQKVKELKERK, from the coding sequence ATGAAAAAACTTAATGATGTAGCATTGAAATTACTTGCAAAAGCAGCATATGCAAACGCAGAGAAAGAGGCAAATTCAGCGTGCCTGTTTATTGGCTATCAGCCTAAAATGCCACAGAAAGTAAAAGAACTGAAAGAAAGAAAATAG
- a CDS encoding ABC transporter ATP-binding protein has product MEIISVEHLKKYYGKVPNQTKAVNDISFSVQKGEFVSIIGSSGSGKSTLLNMIGGLDTPTSGNVYILGKDITSMSEEELTLFRRKNIGFIFQNYNLIPVLSVYENIVLPVELDGRKIDKDFLDDVLDILSLKEKIFNLPNTLSGGQQQRVAIARAIISKPAVILADEPTGNLDSKTSGDVIKLLRTVNQRFEQTLIMITHNLEIAQLSDRIINIIDGKVDI; this is encoded by the coding sequence ATGGAAATTATTAGTGTAGAACATTTGAAAAAATATTATGGTAAAGTGCCAAATCAAACAAAAGCGGTAAATGATATAAGTTTTTCTGTACAGAAAGGAGAATTTGTTTCCATAATTGGTAGTTCTGGCAGTGGAAAATCTACGTTACTTAATATGATTGGCGGATTAGACACTCCAACTTCAGGGAATGTATATATTTTGGGGAAAGATATTACTTCTATGTCTGAGGAAGAATTGACACTATTTCGTAGAAAAAATATAGGATTTATTTTTCAAAATTATAATTTGATTCCTGTTTTAAGTGTCTATGAAAATATAGTTTTGCCAGTAGAACTTGACGGGAGAAAAATAGATAAAGATTTTTTAGATGATGTTTTAGATATACTTTCATTAAAGGAGAAAATCTTTAATCTTCCGAATACGCTCTCTGGAGGACAACAACAGAGAGTGGCTATTGCTCGTGCTATTATATCGAAACCGGCTGTTATATTAGCAGATGAACCAACTGGAAATTTGGATAGTAAAACGAGTGGAGATGTGATAAAGCTTTTAAGAACAGTCAACCAGCGTTTCGAACAAACGCTGATTATGATTACACATAATTTGGAAATAGCTCAGTTGTCGGATCGCATAATAAATATTATAGATGGAAAGGTAGATATATGA
- a CDS encoding accessory gene regulator ArgB-like protein — MDKLLKNVLSCMRTKGLLDKNEEDVYRFGLECLLLEVVHYLSYIVIGFAMRMIIPMIVTAMVLIPLRRKSGGFHARTRSGCYLFSCSIVVAVCLLDKIIFPLWLCTATTFGANAIIFAFAPIENENRTLDQEEQKKFRKQALIILVLADMAIIISHKIHIEVCQWLLNGMIVAALLNLCGKIQTKCKLEKIW; from the coding sequence ATGGACAAATTGCTGAAAAATGTTCTATCTTGCATGAGGACAAAAGGACTTCTGGATAAAAATGAGGAAGATGTATATCGCTTTGGCTTAGAATGCTTATTGTTAGAGGTGGTACATTACTTGTCATACATAGTAATTGGTTTTGCTATGCGAATGATAATACCCATGATTGTAACTGCAATGGTGTTAATACCATTGCGTAGAAAATCGGGTGGCTTTCATGCGAGAACAAGGAGTGGATGCTATTTATTTTCATGTTCCATAGTTGTTGCGGTATGTTTATTGGATAAAATCATTTTTCCACTATGGTTATGTACTGCAACTACATTTGGGGCAAATGCAATTATATTTGCATTTGCTCCAATAGAAAATGAAAATCGAACATTAGATCAAGAGGAACAGAAAAAATTTAGAAAACAGGCGTTAATAATTTTAGTATTGGCAGATATGGCAATTATTATATCACACAAAATTCATATTGAAGTATGCCAGTGGTTATTAAACGGTATGATAGTTGCTGCACTACTGAATTTGTGTGGAAAAATTCAGACAAAATGCAAATTAGAAAAAATATGGTAG
- the tnpA gene encoding IS66 family insertion sequence element accessory protein TnpA, giving the protein MRNKRRTDEEWLSLIQQCRSSGFSDRVWCEQNDISINTFYNTVTRLRKKSCMIPETDRLIVDATHEIVPLSITEESHIPISNPVRLLSTDATSEGEALTVIINGCKVAINNHAGRDVIYHTISALRKL; this is encoded by the coding sequence ATGCGTAATAAGAGAAGAACAGACGAAGAATGGCTGTCATTAATTCAGCAATGTCGCAGCAGTGGATTTTCTGACCGTGTCTGGTGTGAGCAGAATGATATCTCTATCAATACGTTTTATAATACTGTCACAAGGCTGAGAAAGAAATCATGTATGATTCCGGAGACAGACAGGCTAATCGTGGATGCCACACATGAAATCGTACCACTTTCCATTACAGAAGAATCGCATATACCGATATCGAATCCAGTCAGACTGCTGTCAACAGATGCAACATCAGAGGGCGAAGCACTGACAGTTATCATAAACGGCTGTAAAGTTGCAATCAATAATCATGCAGGCAGGGATGTGATCTATCATACGATATCTGCCCTGCGGAAACTTTGA
- a CDS encoding RNA polymerase sigma factor, protein MIDDEKIIEMFFGRSEQGIRELDIKYGKVCHNLSYHIVGSRQDAEECVNDAYLGAWNAIPPARPNPLLSYLVKIVRNISLKIYWRKEAAKRSSHYTIALEEIEACIAAPNTVEAEIEAKELARIIEAFLDTLTTENRVIFMRRYWFSDSYKDIAEFMGLSEKNISVRLTRIREKMKQYLIEREVFV, encoded by the coding sequence ATGATAGACGACGAAAAAATCATAGAAATGTTTTTTGGACGTTCAGAACAAGGCATACGAGAGCTGGATATAAAATACGGAAAGGTCTGCCACAATCTTTCCTACCATATCGTAGGCAGCAGACAAGACGCGGAGGAATGTGTAAACGACGCTTATTTAGGCGCATGGAACGCCATTCCCCCGGCACGACCTAACCCGCTGCTATCTTATCTTGTTAAAATCGTTCGGAACATTTCACTCAAAATCTATTGGAGAAAGGAAGCAGCCAAACGGAGCAGCCATTACACGATTGCTTTGGAAGAAATTGAAGCCTGTATAGCAGCCCCGAATACAGTAGAAGCAGAAATCGAAGCCAAAGAGTTAGCCCGTATCATTGAAGCATTTTTAGACACGCTGACTACCGAAAACCGCGTTATTTTCATGCGCCGCTATTGGTTTTCCGACAGCTATAAGGACATAGCCGAGTTTATGGGGCTTTCAGAAAAAAACATTTCTGTCCGGCTGACCCGTATCCGCGAGAAGATGAAGCAATATTTGATTGAAAGAGAGGTATTCGTATGA
- a CDS encoding AAA family ATPase: MYYTQEQIDRANQADLVSFLQGRGEQLTRAGNEYRWKRHDSLTVRGNKWYRHSQSKGGAPVDFVMEFFGKSVTEAVELLTGEKGAAPPPDRPSPAPLSDFRLPPRSTDNRIARNYLTAARRIDEDVTGFFFSTGDIYEEAAHHNAVFVGRDESGIPRYAHQRGTAGSFRLDVKGSDKAFNFCYRGEGERLFVFEAPIDLLSFLCLFKKDWQKQSYLALGGVGEKALLRFLSDRLNIKTVYLCLDNDNAGNDACSRLAELVPEGLTVHRLVPLYKDWNEVLQHRAEIADGKYIREAIYGLKEPPQEETVEIIRMSEVDTQTVKWLWEPYIPFGKVTIVQGNPGEGKTTFALRLAAACTTGGTLPGMKPLPPFQVIYQTAEDGLGDTVKPRLIEAAADLDRVLVIDEAKRELTLSDERIEKAITQNGARLIILDPIQAYMGEKTDMNRANEVRPMFRRLADVAERTGCAVILIGHLNKAAGGQSAYRGLGSIDFRAAARSVLLIGRVKREPNVRVIVHDKSSLAPEGKPVAFCLDPETGFSWIGEYDITADELLSGAGGNNATKTEQAERLILDLLADGKELASEDVVKAAAEAGISERTVQNAKRNMGGILGARRVGGQWYNFIKKKQPPEPAS; the protein is encoded by the coding sequence ATGTATTACACCCAAGAACAGATAGACCGCGCCAACCAAGCCGACCTTGTTTCTTTCCTGCAAGGACGGGGCGAGCAGCTTACCCGCGCCGGAAATGAATACCGCTGGAAGCGGCACGACAGCTTGACCGTCCGGGGAAACAAATGGTATAGGCACAGCCAGAGCAAAGGCGGCGCACCCGTTGATTTTGTCATGGAGTTTTTCGGCAAGAGCGTCACCGAAGCCGTTGAACTGCTGACAGGCGAAAAAGGAGCCGCCCCGCCGCCGGACAGACCAAGCCCCGCGCCCCTATCCGACTTCCGACTGCCACCCCGCAGCACCGACAACCGCATAGCGAGGAACTACCTCACAGCAGCCCGCCGCATTGATGAAGATGTGACGGGCTTTTTCTTTTCCACCGGGGATATTTACGAGGAAGCCGCCCACCATAACGCCGTATTCGTCGGCAGAGATGAAAGCGGCATACCGCGATACGCCCATCAGCGCGGCACAGCCGGGAGTTTTCGGCTTGATGTGAAAGGCAGCGACAAAGCCTTTAACTTCTGCTACCGTGGCGAGGGCGAAAGGTTGTTTGTCTTTGAAGCCCCGATAGACCTCTTATCTTTCCTCTGCCTGTTCAAAAAGGACTGGCAGAAGCAAAGCTATCTGGCGTTGGGCGGCGTGGGAGAAAAAGCCCTGTTGCGCTTTCTCTCTGACCGTCTGAACATCAAGACCGTTTACCTCTGCCTTGACAACGACAACGCCGGAAACGATGCTTGCAGCCGCCTTGCGGAGCTTGTGCCGGAGGGCTTGACCGTCCACCGCCTTGTGCCGCTTTACAAGGACTGGAACGAGGTATTGCAGCACCGGGCAGAAATCGCGGACGGTAAGTATATCCGGGAAGCGATTTACGGCTTGAAAGAGCCACCGCAGGAAGAAACCGTTGAGATTATCCGCATGAGCGAGGTTGATACACAGACCGTTAAATGGCTATGGGAGCCGTATATCCCCTTTGGGAAAGTAACCATTGTGCAGGGCAATCCCGGCGAGGGCAAGACCACTTTTGCCCTACGCCTTGCCGCCGCCTGCACCACCGGGGGAACGCTGCCGGGAATGAAGCCCTTGCCGCCATTCCAAGTAATTTACCAGACCGCCGAGGACGGGCTGGGCGATACCGTCAAGCCACGCTTGATAGAAGCCGCCGCAGACCTTGACCGGGTGCTTGTGATTGATGAAGCCAAACGGGAGCTTACCCTGTCCGATGAGCGCATAGAAAAGGCAATCACGCAGAACGGGGCGCGGCTGATTATCCTTGACCCCATACAGGCGTACATGGGTGAAAAAACCGACATGAACCGGGCAAACGAAGTGCGCCCCATGTTCCGCCGCCTTGCCGATGTTGCCGAGCGTACCGGGTGCGCCGTTATCCTTATCGGACATCTCAACAAAGCTGCCGGAGGGCAGAGCGCATACCGGGGCTTAGGTTCTATCGACTTCCGCGCCGCAGCAAGGAGCGTCCTGCTGATCGGGCGCGTGAAGCGAGAACCGAATGTGCGCGTTATCGTCCATGACAAATCTTCCCTTGCACCGGAGGGCAAGCCCGTTGCCTTTTGCCTTGACCCGGAAACGGGCTTTTCATGGATAGGCGAATACGACATCACCGCCGACGAGCTGCTGTCCGGCGCGGGCGGCAACAACGCCACCAAAACCGAACAGGCTGAAAGGCTGATACTTGACCTGCTTGCAGACGGGAAAGAGCTTGCCAGCGAGGACGTTGTAAAAGCCGCAGCCGAAGCCGGAATATCCGAAAGGACGGTACAGAACGCCAAGCGCAACATGGGCGGCATTTTAGGCGCAAGGCGTGTCGGCGGTCAATGGTACAACTTCATCAAGAAGAAGCAGCCACCCGAACCCGCAAGCTGA